AGAAGCTTATCAAAATTGATGTCAGTTTAGATACCGTTTGCCCATGGTGTTTTGTAGGCAAGAAAAATCTTGATAAAGCTATTGAatcatcaaaggatcaatttgacTTTGAGGTACTCACTTTTCCATATCATATCTCTTGCCTAATTACTTGGTTCACTTTATCATCCTCTTGCCATGTTTGTTTTGCTGATTACTATGGATATATACTTGCAGGTTAGATGGCATCCGTACATGCTTAACCCTTCTGCTCCAAAAGAAGGTGTTCTTAAACGGGATTTCTACAGGGAAAAGTTTGGACCTCGTGTTCAACAAATTGAGGTCGAATGACAGAGGTTTGCCTCGATCTCACTATAAAATCAGGGATGGTGATTTGTATAGTAGCCATCTCCATTTTTCTATTACAGGTATTCCGTGGAATTGGGTGATTTATCACGTATGTATGAAGCATATTTAGTGGCTGATAAATTGGCTGCAAGTATGATTTTCATTTTCAGTTGTTGTCATCTCATGGTTCATAATTttcctagcgtttttaggggccactcaaaaggaattaggcgccattttttattcccatccattgaaggaggttaagggatgtcttaaaaataaaaattgtctatattgttcttcacctttatactaaatctaaacctatatcctttattttcataatcatatcattccacttcttcttctcttttccacccattgaaatttttttccatcaatttaattttgattgaaaacaaagatcatcgatcaaacaaatgttatgattgattgtttaaaattaaaacccaaaattcattaaccttaaagttgaaacttagaacatcaaaaaaaaaaggagttcaacaaacaaaacgaatagatgatagtagttgtgattcaaaattaggatttgattacttgaaatcaaaaatttgatccgaaaattttcttggatttacagtagcagaaacataatcggtagataactatctattttacctaccgattatggttgatgttcttgggtTTACACTaacagaaacataatcggtagataataatctactttacctaccgattatggttgatgttcttcgtttcataagaacatcaaccataatcgataggtaaattgatcgatatctaccgattattcttgattctaaaaattaaatttctctgtacaaaaagttacgcacaatcgatagatgatgaacaccattaactaccgattgtgaaagtagaaaattttgaaacttttgttaagttttgaaaatttgaatttgaggccatgaacacaatcggcagataataagcatcacttattaacacaattcacttccgattatggtagtactaaaattcgaaaatttagtatattcggaggttaaagtaacacactttactaccgattatggtagtaccaaagttcgaaaattttaggattttggcaaaatcatattttggggccaatatacattcggaagtcaaatttactaccgattatggtagtactaatattcgaaaattgaatatattcggaggttaaagtaacacactttactaccgattatggtagtaccaaaattcgcaaattttaagattttgcaaaatcacattttggggccaatatacattcggaaatcaaatttactaccgattatggtagtactaatattcgaaaattgagtatattcggaggttaaagtaacacactttactaccgattatggtagtaccaaagttcgaaaattttaggattttggcaaaatctcattttggggccaatatacgttcggaagttaaatttactaccgattatggtattgctaaatttgaaaatttagtatattcggaggttaaagtaacacactttactaccgattatggtagtaccaaagttcgaaaattttaggattttggcaaaatctcattttggggacaatatacattcggaagtcaaatttactaccgattatggtagtactaagattcaaaaa
The sequence above is a segment of the Papaver somniferum cultivar HN1 unplaced genomic scaffold, ASM357369v1 unplaced-scaffold_125, whole genome shotgun sequence genome. Coding sequences within it:
- the LOC113331252 gene encoding uncharacterized protein LOC113331252, translated to MRFFYSRYTQCLMANTSGKKLIKIDVSLDTVCPWCFVGKKNLDKAIESSKDQFDFEVRWHPYMLNPSAPKEGVLKRDFYREKFGPRVQQIEVE